From a single bacterium genomic region:
- a CDS encoding 1-deoxy-D-xylulose-5-phosphate synthase yields the protein MLDRITDPRALRDLDPTRLAALCEEIRAFLIGKISVTGGHIGANLGTIELTVAMHHVFDSPADAFVFDTGHQGYTHKLLTGRMAAFDTLNTWGGMSRFIEPKESVHDVLGASHAGTAISTAAGLAMARRADGSGRCVVAVVGDGALVEGASFEGLNYAVESSLPLVIVVNDNGMAIAPNVGGIRNLFAGDDWATKARGFFGGLGYRYLPVADGHDLPSLIAAMHEARDGLADGPAIVHAKTIKGRGLACADGHKYRMHFSMPFDPVTGSGASPTIAGRTYAVVASRALQSMMADDPTIIALSPATPYASELDPVAAAFPDRVIDVGMAEQHAVSMAAGLAMRGFKPVVCFQSTFMQRAMDQIIHDLAYPDLPVTILAVRSGFAGYDSGTHHGIYDLSWLQAIPGLQVFHAGTAFDVDAVVRWRLAAPKSPMVILYPYEQVREGELEPVGACRDITRPDQLGDPAPICLVSTGNRLETCLAIRDRLVAAGRAVCVVNPRWIKPLPVEALLPCLKAASLVVTFEENIITGGLGSAVAALMIDHGLPARLLRSASPDAFMPPGSKAEVSVVAGIDVESVWGRVQAYLG from the coding sequence ATGCTCGACCGGATCACCGACCCCCGCGCCCTGCGCGACCTGGACCCGACGCGCCTGGCGGCACTGTGCGAAGAGATCCGCGCCTTCCTCATCGGGAAGATCAGCGTGACCGGCGGGCACATCGGCGCCAACCTGGGCACCATCGAGCTGACCGTGGCCATGCACCACGTGTTCGACTCGCCGGCCGACGCCTTCGTCTTCGACACCGGCCACCAGGGCTACACGCACAAGCTGCTGACCGGGCGCATGGCCGCCTTCGACACGCTCAACACGTGGGGCGGCATGTCGCGGTTCATCGAGCCGAAGGAAAGCGTGCACGACGTGCTGGGCGCCAGCCACGCCGGCACGGCCATCTCCACGGCGGCCGGCCTGGCGATGGCGCGCCGGGCCGACGGCTCGGGGCGCTGCGTGGTGGCGGTGGTCGGCGACGGCGCGCTGGTGGAAGGCGCGAGCTTCGAGGGCCTCAACTACGCGGTCGAGAGTTCGCTGCCGCTGGTCATCGTCGTCAACGACAACGGCATGGCCATCGCGCCGAACGTCGGGGGCATCCGCAACCTGTTCGCGGGCGACGACTGGGCCACCAAGGCGCGCGGCTTCTTCGGCGGCCTGGGCTACCGCTACCTGCCTGTCGCCGACGGGCACGACCTGCCTTCGCTGATCGCCGCGATGCACGAGGCGCGCGACGGCCTGGCCGACGGGCCGGCCATCGTGCACGCCAAGACGATCAAGGGCCGCGGCCTGGCCTGCGCCGACGGTCACAAGTACCGCATGCACTTCTCCATGCCGTTCGACCCGGTCACCGGCAGCGGCGCCTCGCCGACTATCGCCGGGCGCACCTACGCGGTGGTGGCTTCGCGCGCACTGCAGTCGATGATGGCCGACGACCCGACCATCATCGCCCTCTCGCCGGCCACGCCCTACGCCTCCGAGCTCGATCCCGTGGCCGCGGCGTTCCCCGACCGCGTGATCGACGTGGGCATGGCCGAGCAGCACGCGGTGAGCATGGCCGCCGGCCTGGCCATGCGCGGCTTCAAGCCCGTGGTCTGCTTCCAGTCGACGTTCATGCAGCGCGCCATGGACCAGATCATCCATGACCTGGCCTATCCCGACCTGCCGGTGACCATCCTGGCGGTGCGGTCCGGCTTCGCAGGCTATGACAGCGGCACCCACCACGGCATCTACGACCTGTCGTGGCTGCAGGCCATCCCCGGGCTGCAGGTGTTCCACGCCGGCACGGCCTTCGATGTCGATGCGGTGGTGCGCTGGCGCCTGGCGGCGCCGAAGTCGCCGATGGTGATCCTCTATCCGTACGAGCAGGTGCGCGAGGGCGAGCTGGAACCGGTGGGCGCCTGCCGCGACATCACGCGGCCCGACCAGCTCGGCGATCCCGCGCCCATCTGCCTGGTCTCGACCGGCAACCGGCTCGAGACGTGCCTGGCCATTCGCGACCGCCTGGTCGCCGCGGGCCGCGCCGTGTGCGTGGTGAACCCGCGCTGGATCAAGCCGCTGCCCGTGGAAGCGTTGCTGCCCTGCCTGAAGGCGGCCTCGCTGGTGGTCACGTTCGAGGAGAACATCATCACCGGCGGCCTCGGCTCGGCCGTGGCGGCGCTGATGATCGACCACGGGCTGCCGGCCCGGCTGCTGCGGTCGGCCTCGCCCGATGCGTTCATGCCGCCGGGGTCGAAGGCGGAGGTGAGTGTGGTGGCGGGGATTGATGTGGAGAGTGTGTGGGGGCGGGTGCAGGCATACCTGGGTTAG
- a CDS encoding transposase codes for MSRRGNCRDNAVAESSFSSLQKEWVRRRTYRPLEEARAELFSDIAIFYNVSGRHSRLGNVSPEAFESASRGVAC; via the coding sequence ATGAGTCGTCGCGGCAACTGCCGGGACAACGCAGTCGCCGAATCGTCCTTCAGTTCATTGCAGAAGGAGTGGGTTCGTCGGCGGACTTACCGGCCTCTTGAAGAGGCACGAGCGGAGCTGTTCAGCGACATCGCAATATTCTACAATGTCAGCGGTCGCCACAGCCGCCTTGGCAACGTCAGCCCCGAGGCGTTCGAGAGCGCCTCAAGAGGTGTGGCTTGTTAG
- a CDS encoding toxin-antitoxin system HicB family antitoxin — MWARMRSITGRSSKKAMMRSATPPPPSGHMAHSGQFRVRLPRTLHARLAVQAEREGVSLNTLVCTLLSEGSARWHAADHLTGPSAAPDEMAGQTQDLDWGS, encoded by the coding sequence ATGTGGGCGAGAATGCGCTCGATCACCGGACGGTCCAGCAAGAAGGCTATGATGCGCAGCGCAACGCCGCCGCCGCCATCGGGCCACATGGCGCACAGCGGGCAGTTCCGCGTGCGTCTGCCGCGCACGCTCCACGCGCGGCTTGCCGTGCAGGCCGAGCGCGAGGGCGTCTCCCTCAACACCCTGGTCTGCACGCTGCTGTCGGAGGGATCGGCGCGGTGGCATGCGGCTGACCATTTGACCGGGCCGTCAGCGGCGCCGGATGAGATGGCGGGGCAGACCCAGGATCTGGATTGGGGAAGTTGA
- a CDS encoding transposase has translation MPAAACHQPATTPAARAYRRRRPAATLLHELVRTHLETWLATAAERDEYGRGVALHVESELRGYLKCGILAHGFARVYCGNCRHDFLVAFSCKGRDLCPSCATRRMVDVSAHMVDQVLPRVQHRQWVLSVPKRVRWHLRHKPEVISGLLTVFLRAVETTLRQCSPGAPADARFGAVAFVHRFGSYLNSHVHFHVLVTDGVFSAGPDGEAIFHPALDLERKDFEAVQTKMRHRGLRWLHRHGHLDDDALHVLDSSDHAGGWSVDASVTIPGWDRHGLERLARYCARPPLSQERLGRLNEQTLVYSLRRPTADGRTELQLTPIELLDRLAQLVTPPRLHKHRYCGVLAPNAALRAAVTASAGPAGATLQLLEQARASMGLPSVSPPASDPPSPLSNLRRAAARCWALLLVRIYECLPLRCPECGEAMRIIAFLLDRPVIERILEHIGEPTQPPAVLPARSPPQLEFGFDQTIATDDWPEMDQTAGRGAGGWE, from the coding sequence TGCATGAGCTGGTGCGCACGCATCTCGAGACCTGGCTGGCCACCGCCGCCGAGCGTGACGAATACGGCCGCGGCGTCGCCCTACATGTCGAGTCCGAGCTGCGCGGGTACCTGAAGTGCGGCATCCTGGCCCACGGTTTCGCCCGCGTGTACTGCGGCAACTGCCGCCACGACTTTCTGGTGGCCTTCTCGTGCAAGGGCCGCGACCTGTGCCCGTCGTGTGCCACGCGCCGCATGGTCGATGTCTCGGCCCACATGGTCGACCAGGTCTTACCACGCGTACAACACCGACAATGGGTGCTGTCGGTGCCCAAGCGCGTCAGGTGGCACCTCAGGCACAAGCCTGAGGTGATCAGCGGCCTCCTGACAGTCTTCCTGCGTGCGGTCGAGACCACACTCAGGCAGTGCAGTCCGGGAGCGCCAGCGGACGCCCGTTTCGGTGCCGTCGCGTTCGTGCACCGGTTCGGCAGCTACCTCAACAGCCACGTGCACTTCCACGTGCTGGTGACTGACGGCGTCTTCAGCGCCGGCCCCGATGGCGAGGCGATCTTCCACCCGGCTCTGGATCTGGAACGAAAAGACTTCGAAGCGGTGCAAACAAAGATGCGCCACCGCGGCCTGCGCTGGCTGCACCGCCATGGCCACCTCGATGACGACGCTCTCCATGTTCTCGACAGCAGCGATCACGCCGGCGGCTGGTCGGTCGACGCCTCGGTGACGATCCCGGGCTGGGACCGCCACGGCCTCGAGCGCCTGGCGCGCTACTGCGCGCGACCGCCGCTGAGCCAGGAGCGGCTCGGCCGTCTGAACGAACAGACCCTGGTCTACAGCCTGCGCCGCCCGACCGCCGACGGCCGCACCGAACTGCAGCTGACCCCCATCGAGCTGCTGGATCGTCTGGCCCAATTGGTGACCCCGCCCCGGCTGCACAAGCACCGCTACTGCGGCGTGCTGGCACCAAACGCAGCGTTACGCGCGGCGGTGACCGCGTCGGCCGGTCCGGCGGGAGCGACGCTGCAGTTGCTGGAGCAGGCGCGCGCGAGCATGGGGTTGCCATCGGTCTCGCCGCCTGCGTCCGACCCACCGTCACCGCTGTCGAACCTCCGCCGCGCCGCGGCCCGCTGCTGGGCGCTGCTGCTGGTGCGGATCTACGAATGCCTCCCGCTCAGGTGCCCGGAGTGCGGCGAGGCGATGCGCATCATAGCCTTCTTGCTGGACCGTCCGGTGATCGAGCGCATCCTCGAGCACATCGGCGAACCCACGCAGCCGCCGGCGGTGCTGCCGGCGCGGTCGCCGCCGCAGCTGGAGTTCGGGTTCGATCAGACGATCGCCACCGACGACTGGCCGGAGATGGACCAGACGGCCGGGCGGGGAGCGGGCGGCTGGGAGTGA